In Zea mays cultivar B73 chromosome 7, Zm-B73-REFERENCE-NAM-5.0, whole genome shotgun sequence, the following proteins share a genomic window:
- the LOC100280667 gene encoding Wall-associated receptor kinase 3 precursor — MESSWLLLLSCLPAVWVLAAAAAAAAGRSPGCATRCGEIDVPYPFGLDPQCAIHAGFWLNCTTVDGATKLLDKNSEVTKISVEDGKAWFKNFISRQCYNQSSGDMFENNAWVDYTGEPYVLSAEDNKIIVLGCNSMAYMQSDSYIIGCMSTCDGPLKNGSCSGTAGCCQAELPPGVQFYQGFFNSLHNTTKIWKQTPCNYITVMESAAFSFSSTYLTSTVLYDSDDGRTPVVMEWGITRQKCEEAKANKTAYACVSDHSDCVYSDAAGYRCRCSGGFKGNPYVVDGCADIDECLDSATYPCAGICKNTLGNFTCSCPRGRSMINGVCVKSQRSTWMAPVVGASVGLVTLVIGVTCAYLVRERRKLHRVKQSYFRRHGGLLLFEELKSQHHQQGAAAFTIFSEEELQQATDRFDAQRVLGHGGHGTVYKGVLKSGTATEIAVKRCMTIDEQQKKEFGKEMLILSQVNHRNIVKLLGCCLEVEVPILVYEFVPNGTLFDLIHGDHGQRVSLDTRLRIAYESAEALAYLHSCASPPILHGDVKSTNILLDGDYAAKVSDFGASILAPNDKSQFVTVVQGTCGYLDPEYMQTYELTDKSDVYSFGVVLLELLTGKKAFDLQGSEQDRSLSMRFLYAMKENRLEDILDDQIKNSESIEYLEEIAELARQCLEMSGVNRPTMKEVADKLGRLRKIMKHPWAHEDPEELDRLLGEPSTTTNSTATTGNFIIAIGEPSTANSTANTGNFSITKRAAMGLESGR; from the exons ATGGAGTCCTCATGGCTCCTCCTGCTCTCGTGCCTTCCGGCCGTATGGGTGcttgccgcggcggcggcggcggcggcggggcggAGTCCCGGCTGCGCGACGAGGTGCGGCGAGATCGACGTCCCGTACCCGTTCGGCCTGGACCCGCAGTGCGCGATCCACGCGGGCTTTTGGCTCAACTGCACCACCGTGGATGGCGCCACCAAGCTGCTCGACAAGAACTCGGAGGTGACCAAGATCTCCGTGGAGGATGGCAAGGCCTGGTTCAAGAACTTCATCTCCCGGCAGTGCTACAACCAATCCTCGGGTGACATGTTCGAAAACAACGCGTGGGTCGACTATACCGGCGAGCCCTACGTTCTGTCGGCAGAGGATAATAAGATCATCGTCCTCGGGTGCAATAGTATGGCCTACATGCAGAGCGACTCT TACATAATCGGCTGCATGTCGACATGCGACGGCCCACTGAAGAACGGCTCATGCTCCGGCACCGCTGGCTGCTGCCAGGCGGAGCTCCCGCCGGGCGTCCAGTTTTACCAAGGCTTCTTCAACTCGCTGCACAACACCACCAAGATATGGAAGCAAACACCCTGCAACTACATCACCGTGATGGAGAGCGCGGCCTTCAGCTTCAGCTCCACCTACCTCACCTCGACGGTGTTGTACGACTCCGACGACGGGAGGACGCCGGTCGTGATGGAGTGGGGAATCACACGGCAGAAGTGCGAAGAAGCCAAAGCCAACAAGACTGCGTACGCGTGTGTCAGCGACCATAGCGACTGCGTCTACAGCGATGCCGCCGGCTACCGCTGCAGGTGCTCCGGCGGATTCAAAGGCAACCCGTACGTCGTAGATGGATGCGCAG ATATTGACGAGTGCTTGGACAGTGCTACCTACCCCTGCGCTGGGATATGCAAAAACACACTCGGGAATTTCACATGTTCCTGCCCACGAGGAAGAAGCATGATCAATGGCGTTTGCGTGAAAAGTCAGAGGTCAACTTGGATGGCGCCGGTTGTTG GCGCAAGTGTTGGGCTGGTGACTCTCGTGATCGGCGTTACCTGCGCATACCTGGTCCGAGAACGGCGAAAGCTGCACCGCGTCAAGCAGAGCTACTTCCGGCGGCACGGCGGCCTGCTCCTGTTCGAGGAACTGAAGTCGCAGCACCACCAGCAGGGCGCCGCCGCGTTCACGATCTTCTCCGAGGAAGAGCTGCAGCAAGCCACGGACAGGTTCGACGCGCAGCGGGTCCTTGGCCACGGGGGCCACGGGACCGTGTACAAGGGAGTGCTGAAGAGCGGCACCGCCACCGAGATAGCCGTGAAGAGATGCATGACCATCGACGAGCAGCAGAAGAAAGAGTTCGGCAAGGAGATGCTCATCCTGTCCCAGGTCAACCACAGGAACATCGTGAAGCTCCTCGGCTGCTGCCTCGAGGTGGAAGTCCCCATTCTCGTCTACGAGTTCGTCCCGAACGGCACGCTGTTCGACCTCATCCACGGCGACCACGGCCAGCGCGTCTCGCTGGACACCCGCCTCAGGATCGCCTACGAGTCCGCCGAGGCGCTGGCCTACCTCCACTCCTGCGCGTCCCCGCCGATCCTCCACGGCGACGTCAAGTCCACCAACATCCTCCTAGACGGCGACTACGCGGCCAAGGTCTCCGACTTCGGCGCGTCCATTCTGGCGCCGAACGACAAGTCGCAGTTCGTCACCGTTGTGCAAGGCACGTGCGGGTACCTTGACCCGGAGTACATGCAGACGTACGAGTTGACGGACAAGAGCGATGTGTACAGCTTTGGGGTCGTTCTCCTGGAGCTGCTCACGGGCAAGAAGGCGTTCGACCTCCAAGGGTCTGAGCAGGACAGGAGTCTCTCCATGAGGTTCTTGTACGCGATGAAGGAGAACAGGCTTGAGGACATCCTAGACGATCAGATCAAGAACAGTGAGAGCATCGAGTACCTTGAGGAGATCGCAGAGCTGGCGAGACAGTGCTTAGAGATGAGTGGTGTGAATAGGCCGACGATGAAGGAGGTTGCAGATAAGCTTGGTAGGTTGAGGAAGATCATGAAGCATCCATGGGCACATGAGGATCCTGAAGAATTGGACAGGTTGCTTGGAGAGCCGTCTACTACAACTAACTCGACCGCTACTACTGGGAATTTCATCATTGCAATTGGAGAGCCGTCTACAGCCAACTCCACCGCTAACACTGGGAATTTCAGCATTACAAAGAGAGCTGCCATGGGCTTGGAATCAGGACGTTAG